In Hamadaea flava, a genomic segment contains:
- a CDS encoding ABC transporter ATP-binding protein: MTTTVEPQTGPAAVAPVKGAPLLELRDVVMHFNVRGDGVLGAKEKVRAVDGVSLTLHEGETLGLVGESGCGKSTTGRLITRLLTPTSGQILYKGHDIARLKEKELRPYRRELQLIFQDPYSSLNPRHTVGAIVGAPLRVHDIVPKGRELNRVQELLEVVGLNPEHYNRYPHEFSGGQRQRIGIARALAMQPKVIVADEPVSALDVSIQAQVMNLLEDLRKEFGIAFVFIAHDLGVVRHFCDRVAVMYLGRIAEEGRRDEVYGAPHHPYTQALLSAVPDLGVVRGTPPKARIRLTGDVPSPINPPSGCRFRTRCWKAEDICATEEPPLVEKAPGLAAACHFAAAPERSIVAEIPQD, translated from the coding sequence ATGACCACGACTGTCGAACCCCAGACAGGACCGGCCGCGGTCGCCCCGGTCAAGGGCGCGCCGCTGCTGGAGCTGCGCGACGTCGTCATGCACTTCAACGTGCGCGGCGACGGCGTACTCGGGGCGAAGGAGAAGGTGCGCGCCGTCGACGGCGTGTCGCTGACCCTGCACGAGGGCGAGACGCTGGGCCTGGTCGGTGAGTCGGGCTGTGGCAAGTCCACGACCGGCCGGCTGATCACGCGGCTGCTGACCCCGACGTCGGGCCAGATCCTCTACAAGGGACACGACATCGCCCGCCTGAAGGAGAAGGAGCTACGCCCGTACCGCCGGGAGCTGCAGCTCATCTTCCAGGACCCGTATTCTTCGCTGAACCCGCGGCACACGGTCGGCGCGATCGTCGGCGCGCCGTTGCGCGTCCACGACATCGTGCCCAAGGGCAGGGAGCTGAACCGGGTTCAGGAACTGCTGGAGGTCGTCGGTCTCAACCCGGAGCATTACAACCGGTACCCGCACGAGTTCTCCGGCGGTCAGCGGCAGCGTATCGGCATCGCCCGCGCGCTGGCCATGCAGCCCAAGGTGATCGTGGCCGACGAGCCGGTGTCGGCGCTCGACGTGTCGATCCAGGCGCAGGTCATGAACCTGCTGGAGGATCTGCGCAAGGAGTTCGGCATCGCGTTCGTCTTCATCGCGCACGACCTCGGCGTGGTACGCCACTTCTGTGACCGGGTGGCGGTCATGTACCTGGGCCGCATCGCCGAAGAGGGGCGGCGCGACGAGGTGTACGGCGCGCCGCATCACCCGTACACCCAGGCGCTGTTGTCGGCTGTGCCGGACCTCGGTGTCGTACGCGGAACGCCGCCGAAGGCGCGGATCCGGCTCACCGGCGACGTGCCGAGCCCGATCAATCCGCCGTCGGGCTGCCGGTTCCGGACCCGGTGCTGGAAGGCCGAGGACATCTGCGCGACCGAGGAACCGCCGCTGGTGGAGAAGGCGCCAGGGCTGGCCGCCGCGTGCCATTTCGCGGCTGCGCCGGAGCGGTCGATCGTCGCCGAGATTCCGCAGGACTGA